The Megasphaera stantonii genome includes a window with the following:
- the hslV gene encoding ATP-dependent protease subunit HslV, translating to MSTEFHATTIVAVQRNGKTAIAGDGQVTMGNAVIMKGTAQKVRRLYHGKIISGFAGSVADAFTLFDHFEEKLNEYNGNLVRSAVELAKDWRSDKILHKLEALLLVADSQRILLISGNGEVIEPDDGISAIGSGGNYALASARALMQNTDLSARDIAEKSLHIAADICVYTNHNVIVEEI from the coding sequence ATGTCTACAGAATTTCACGCGACGACTATCGTCGCCGTACAGCGCAACGGCAAGACGGCCATTGCCGGCGACGGCCAGGTGACGATGGGCAACGCCGTCATTATGAAGGGCACGGCCCAGAAGGTACGCCGCCTGTACCACGGCAAGATCATCAGCGGCTTTGCCGGATCTGTCGCCGACGCCTTTACCTTGTTTGACCATTTTGAAGAAAAACTGAACGAATACAACGGAAATCTCGTCCGCAGCGCCGTAGAACTGGCCAAGGACTGGCGTTCCGATAAAATACTGCACAAGCTGGAAGCGCTGCTCCTCGTAGCTGACAGCCAGCGCATCCTCCTGATTTCCGGCAACGGCGAAGTCATCGAGCCCGACGACGGCATTTCAGCCATCGGCTCCGGCGGCAACTACGCCTTGGCGTCGGCCCGGGCCCTGATGCAGAACACAGACCTGTCGGCCCGCGATATTGCGGAAAAATCGCTGCACATCGCCGCCGATATCTGCGTGTATACTAACCACAACGTCATCGTAGAAGAAATATAA